One genomic region from Leguminivora glycinivorella isolate SPB_JAAS2020 chromosome 8, LegGlyc_1.1, whole genome shotgun sequence encodes:
- the LOC125228966 gene encoding uncharacterized protein LOC125228966 isoform X5, whose protein sequence is MSRVCHVYNSPSWGDPTLEQPGMRRKRQAGIADQCCTFGCTWEQLNEYCAISSNSEATLSELNAHSMEYKRAVQPAGAPAAAESPPAPPEVGRRSRGYGRGGARCWCRRKRRSGRRRTLTGNMVRKQINDSPEPVVGTVSPVLTWGRTLNTDLPPMERDRYNYIAVYS, encoded by the exons TAGAGCAGCCAGGCATGCGGCGGAAGAGACAGGCAGGCATCGCAGACCAGTGCTGCACCTTCGGCTGCACGTGGGAACAGCTGAATGAATACTGCGCCATTAGTTCTAA TTCGGAGGCAACACTAAGCGAGCTGAACGCGCACAGCATGGAGTACAAGCGCGCCGTGCAGCCGGCCGGCGCGCCGGCCGCCGCCGAGTCGCCGCCGGCGCCGCCCGAGGTGGGACGCCGCAGTCGCGGGTACGGGCGCGGGGGGGCGCGCTGTTGGTGCCGGCGCAAGCGGCGCTCGGGCCGACGGCGTACTCTCACGGGTAACATG GTCAGAAAGCAAATCAATGACAGCCCAGAGCCCGTCGTGGGAACCGTGTCCCCAGTGCTGACGTGGGGGCGGACCCTCAACACAGATCTGCCCCCCATGGAGCGCGACCGATACAACTACATTGCTGTTTACTCGTAG
- the LOC125228966 gene encoding uncharacterized protein LOC125228966 isoform X4 has protein sequence MSRVCHVYNSPSWGDPTLVEQPGMRRKRQAGIADQCCTFGCTWEQLNEYCAISSNSEATLSELNAHSMEYKRAVQPAGAPAAAESPPAPPEVGRRSRGYGRGGARCWCRRKRRSGRRRTLTGNMVRKQINDSPEPVVGTVSPVLTWGRTLNTDLPPMERDRYNYIAVYS, from the exons TAGTAGAGCAGCCAGGCATGCGGCGGAAGAGACAGGCAGGCATCGCAGACCAGTGCTGCACCTTCGGCTGCACGTGGGAACAGCTGAATGAATACTGCGCCATTAGTTCTAA TTCGGAGGCAACACTAAGCGAGCTGAACGCGCACAGCATGGAGTACAAGCGCGCCGTGCAGCCGGCCGGCGCGCCGGCCGCCGCCGAGTCGCCGCCGGCGCCGCCCGAGGTGGGACGCCGCAGTCGCGGGTACGGGCGCGGGGGGGCGCGCTGTTGGTGCCGGCGCAAGCGGCGCTCGGGCCGACGGCGTACTCTCACGGGTAACATG GTCAGAAAGCAAATCAATGACAGCCCAGAGCCCGTCGTGGGAACCGTGTCCCCAGTGCTGACGTGGGGGCGGACCCTCAACACAGATCTGCCCCCCATGGAGCGCGACCGATACAACTACATTGCTGTTTACTCGTAG